One genomic region from Reichenbachiella ulvae encodes:
- a CDS encoding efflux RND transporter permease subunit: MISDIFIKRPNLAIVISVLLLLTGTLAILNLPVTQYPEITPPVVSVSGNYTGADAETVEQTVATPVETQINGTPGMTYLSSTSTSTGQMSMNVNFEVGTDVDIATLDVQNRVSIAEPTLPEAVRRLGMVVRKRNPSIMMVVGIYSPKGTHDPSYLDNYTNIFVRDALLRVPGVGDINSIGQDFSMRLWLKPDKMAQYGIKTQEVSAAIQEQNLQVAAGKVGAMPQVGEQAFEYPITVNGRLSDPEEFEQIIVRTDPNTGSIVYLKDIARIEFGRFDYGRSSTVNGKPTALLLVYQAPGSNALSTADGIYERLEELKASFPNDVDYVVSFESVSVVDVSISEVLHTLFEALILVTIVVFLFLQSWRATLVPILAIPVSIVGTFIFFIPLGFTINTLTLFGFVLAIGIVVDDAIVVVEAVQHYIDDKKLSAREATKRAMKDITAPVIAIALILAAVFIPVGFIPGIVGRLYQQFAITIAISVLISAFVALTLTPALCALMLKPMNLSKKSTGINGLFFRFNAWFARVTESYGSGVAKTIKATPYVLIALICVYVGTAGMFQIKPTGFIPSEDEGRMFIAMELPEAASTSRTLETMDKVGAILAQNPAIKNYTGIAGLNAINFSFKSNSATYFIQMHPWAERTDPSMQLNAVMGQLYAQFAGIHEANIRVVAPPAIPGLGSTGGFSFMLEQRAGGEVKELEGVLGQFLMAANQRPEIAMAYSFFTAKAPGYHVEVDRDKAKKLGVAVSDIFATMSSFMGSQYINDFTKYGRNFRVVAQADTSYRMDIKDLEQYYVQNRNGESVPLSALVSYEVKENAPVINHYNLFRSAEINGAAAPGYSSGQALSALKEVAAEVLPAGYGYDFSGLSREELNAGNSTVMIFALSIIIVLLLLVGLYESWSVPFSILFSVPLGAFGAIIALICLPHLSNNVYAQIGLITLIGLAAKNAILIVEFAKERVDRGMEIIAATIEAVKLRLRPIVMTSLAFILGVVPLALSSGAGAVARQTIGWTVIGGMLAATFLAIFVVPVLYVVITRIAYGKKGLEKLQQQAALEEQ, translated from the coding sequence ATGATATCAGACATATTCATCAAACGCCCTAATCTGGCGATCGTGATATCCGTGCTCCTTCTTCTGACAGGAACTTTGGCTATCCTAAACCTCCCTGTGACGCAGTATCCGGAGATTACCCCTCCTGTGGTATCCGTATCGGGCAACTATACCGGTGCTGATGCCGAAACGGTAGAACAAACCGTAGCTACACCAGTGGAGACACAGATCAACGGTACTCCGGGCATGACTTACTTATCCTCTACCAGCACCAGTACCGGACAGATGTCCATGAATGTGAACTTTGAGGTGGGAACAGATGTGGACATAGCCACGCTGGATGTACAAAACCGTGTAAGCATCGCCGAACCCACTCTTCCTGAGGCGGTAAGACGACTGGGTATGGTGGTAAGAAAGAGAAACCCTAGTATCATGATGGTGGTAGGGATCTACTCTCCTAAGGGCACACACGACCCCTCCTATTTGGACAATTACACCAACATATTCGTGAGAGATGCTTTGCTACGTGTACCTGGAGTAGGCGACATCAATTCTATCGGGCAGGATTTCAGTATGAGACTTTGGCTGAAGCCAGATAAAATGGCGCAATACGGAATTAAAACGCAGGAAGTAAGTGCCGCCATCCAGGAGCAAAACCTGCAAGTAGCTGCAGGTAAAGTTGGCGCCATGCCTCAGGTAGGTGAGCAAGCCTTTGAATATCCGATCACGGTGAATGGGCGACTCTCCGATCCTGAGGAGTTCGAGCAAATCATCGTACGAACGGATCCGAATACCGGTTCTATTGTTTACCTTAAGGATATCGCCAGAATCGAATTTGGACGCTTTGACTATGGCCGTTCATCCACGGTGAATGGCAAGCCTACTGCGCTGCTTTTGGTTTACCAGGCACCTGGTAGCAATGCCCTCAGTACGGCCGATGGCATCTACGAAAGATTAGAAGAGCTCAAAGCTTCCTTCCCTAACGATGTGGACTATGTCGTTTCTTTCGAATCTGTTTCGGTTGTAGACGTATCGATCTCAGAAGTGCTCCATACTTTGTTTGAGGCATTGATATTGGTGACCATCGTAGTATTCCTTTTCCTACAAAGTTGGAGAGCTACTCTGGTTCCGATTTTGGCTATCCCTGTGTCTATCGTGGGTACATTCATCTTCTTCATTCCACTAGGTTTTACGATCAACACGCTAACGCTATTCGGTTTCGTGTTGGCCATTGGTATCGTGGTGGATGACGCTATCGTGGTGGTGGAAGCCGTTCAACATTATATAGATGACAAAAAGCTCTCTGCCAGGGAAGCTACTAAACGTGCCATGAAGGACATCACTGCGCCGGTAATTGCCATTGCATTGATTCTGGCTGCTGTTTTCATTCCGGTAGGTTTTATTCCAGGAATAGTAGGTCGTCTCTATCAACAATTTGCGATTACTATCGCGATTTCGGTATTGATCTCCGCTTTTGTCGCTTTGACATTGACACCTGCACTATGTGCCTTGATGCTAAAGCCCATGAACCTGTCCAAGAAATCGACGGGGATCAATGGTCTGTTCTTCCGATTCAATGCCTGGTTTGCTCGTGTGACCGAATCCTATGGCAGTGGCGTGGCAAAAACCATCAAAGCAACACCTTATGTACTGATTGCCTTGATCTGTGTCTATGTGGGCACAGCTGGAATGTTCCAGATCAAACCTACGGGTTTTATTCCATCCGAAGACGAAGGTAGGATGTTCATAGCCATGGAACTGCCTGAAGCAGCTTCGACATCACGTACGCTGGAGACTATGGACAAAGTAGGAGCTATTCTAGCTCAGAACCCTGCCATCAAAAACTATACAGGTATAGCAGGTCTGAATGCCATCAATTTCTCATTCAAGTCCAACTCCGCGACCTACTTCATTCAGATGCATCCATGGGCAGAAAGAACCGACCCATCCATGCAACTCAATGCCGTAATGGGACAGCTATATGCCCAGTTTGCAGGCATACATGAAGCCAACATCCGCGTAGTGGCTCCTCCTGCCATCCCTGGTTTGGGTAGCACGGGTGGATTTAGTTTCATGCTGGAGCAGCGAGCAGGAGGAGAAGTTAAGGAACTGGAGGGAGTTCTCGGACAATTCCTGATGGCAGCCAACCAACGACCAGAGATCGCGATGGCTTACAGCTTCTTTACGGCAAAAGCACCAGGTTATCATGTAGAAGTGGACAGGGACAAAGCCAAAAAACTTGGAGTGGCTGTATCAGACATCTTCGCGACCATGTCTTCTTTCATGGGTAGCCAATACATCAACGACTTCACTAAGTACGGAAGAAACTTCCGCGTAGTAGCACAGGCTGACACCAGCTACCGCATGGACATTAAAGATTTGGAGCAATACTACGTCCAAAACAGAAATGGAGAATCTGTGCCTTTGAGTGCATTGGTGAGCTATGAAGTAAAAGAAAATGCACCCGTGATCAACCACTACAACCTTTTCCGTTCGGCAGAGATCAATGGAGCAGCAGCTCCAGGCTACAGTAGTGGTCAGGCACTGAGCGCACTGAAGGAAGTGGCAGCAGAAGTACTGCCAGCAGGTTATGGCTATGACTTTTCTGGTCTGAGCCGCGAGGAACTGAATGCGGGTAATAGTACAGTTATGATTTTTGCCCTGTCGATCATTATTGTTTTGCTCCTATTGGTAGGGCTTTATGAGAGTTGGTCGGTACCCTTCTCGATTCTGTTTTCGGTACCTCTGGGAGCTTTCGGAGCGATCATCGCACTGATCTGCCTGCCACACCTGAGCAACAACGTGTACGCACAGATCGGGTTGATCACGCTGATCGGTCTGGCAGCAAAAAATGCCATTCTGATTGTGGAATTTGCGAAGGAGCGGGTAGACCGTGGGATGGAAATCATTGCAGCTACTATCGAAGCGGTAAAGCTGAGACTAAGACCTATCGTCATGACCTCCCTCGCTTTCATACTCGGGGTGGTGCCATTGGCCTTGTCTTCGGGGGCTGGAGCCGTGGCTCGTCAGACCATCGGGTGGACAGTGATCGGAGGTATGCTAGCCGCTACCTTCCTGGCAATCTTCGTGGTGCCTGTGCTCTATGTGGTAATCACCCGCATCGCCTATGGTAAAAAAGGATTAGAAAAATTGCAGCAACAAGCTGCCTTAGAAGAGCAATAA
- a CDS encoding DUF3575 domain-containing protein yields MKRILLLILFITYSLVSKAQNTEYNSMIKFETVHGGLHFTQKIKDRSSISIIVNYDLRYLINPNYYDLQISPEYRFHLSKKNAWPRGFYIGTYLFFKDFVVARPIEQNNIMIDSKDEIVTAGIGIKPGYQLTFPASGRWVIDWGLGFGYNIYRDVNNVEGVPIINEDSYDVNFSANIAVGYVFSR; encoded by the coding sequence GTGAAACGCATACTACTACTGATCCTTTTTATTACCTATTCTTTAGTTTCAAAAGCTCAAAATACTGAATACAATAGTATGATTAAGTTTGAAACAGTACATGGAGGATTACATTTCACTCAAAAAATTAAAGACAGAAGCAGCATATCAATAATTGTTAATTATGACCTGCGATATCTGATCAACCCTAATTACTATGACCTTCAGATTTCTCCCGAATATAGGTTTCACCTTTCTAAAAAAAATGCTTGGCCAAGAGGCTTCTATATTGGCACTTACCTCTTCTTTAAAGATTTTGTAGTGGCAAGACCAATAGAACAAAATAATATAATGATTGACTCTAAAGATGAGATTGTGACTGCAGGTATTGGCATAAAACCAGGCTATCAATTGACGTTTCCAGCTTCAGGACGGTGGGTTATTGATTGGGGTTTAGGTTTTGGATATAATATATACAGAGATGTGAATAATGTAGAAGGTGTCCCCATCATCAATGAAGATAGCTACGACGTTAATTTCTCCGCTAATATTGCAGTCGGGTATGTATTTAGTAGATGA
- a CDS encoding NADH-quinone oxidoreductase subunit N, whose translation MNQQGFHSYLTNLIGEFAYLLPELTLIIGSLLVVLFDLIYGRGKQAQIKTMLTLLVLAVTAMVVPMMTVEGYYLNEILFQDSTTHSLKYLFLFIAGASLLFPNSKRQSETGEYQFLILMIVLGGFFLIQVRNLLLFYVALELVSITSYVLISFAFGRKGFEAGIKYLLFGAMSSGLMLYGLSLIYGLIGGLEISQIAEVYMQGYDTTWLNLSLLLFMVGIFFKLSVVPFHIWSPDVYQAGPISAVALISVLPKIAVLVFFFHFTQSIAVLGYNIFDWKQVLSAIALISMFVGNLSALLQDNAKRMMAYSSIAHAGTLLIAIVVGSDFAYEAMLFYAVVYGVMNIALFYFIDWMEENDIQNISELAGLGKQFPLWGVAVTIVLLSLVGLPPTGGFSAKLLIFSALWEEYLKLDQAFLLWLFALGLLNAALSLFYYLKIPFYLFVKPAVADLSPQLSIRRLIYLSIAALVVLVAFFKTDWVLGLMV comes from the coding sequence TTGAATCAACAAGGATTTCATAGCTATCTGACGAACCTGATCGGTGAGTTTGCTTACCTGCTACCAGAGCTGACTTTGATCATTGGTAGTTTGCTGGTGGTGCTGTTCGATCTGATCTACGGTAGAGGCAAACAAGCGCAGATCAAGACGATGCTGACACTACTCGTGCTGGCGGTAACTGCTATGGTAGTACCTATGATGACAGTCGAAGGCTACTACCTGAACGAAATACTTTTTCAAGACTCGACGACTCATTCACTCAAATATTTGTTCCTTTTCATTGCGGGCGCATCGCTGTTATTTCCCAATAGTAAGCGTCAGAGTGAAACAGGAGAATATCAGTTTCTGATTCTTATGATCGTGCTAGGAGGTTTCTTCCTGATTCAGGTAAGAAATCTATTGCTCTTTTATGTGGCACTCGAGCTGGTATCGATTACTTCCTATGTGCTGATTTCTTTTGCTTTCGGACGCAAAGGATTTGAGGCAGGAATCAAGTACCTGCTATTTGGAGCAATGTCTTCCGGTCTGATGCTTTATGGTCTATCCTTGATCTATGGATTGATTGGCGGACTGGAAATTAGTCAGATCGCAGAGGTGTACATGCAAGGCTATGATACGACTTGGCTGAATTTATCCCTGTTGCTTTTTATGGTGGGGATCTTTTTCAAGTTGTCTGTGGTGCCATTCCATATCTGGTCACCGGATGTATACCAGGCCGGACCTATTTCTGCAGTGGCTTTGATCTCTGTATTGCCGAAGATTGCCGTTTTGGTTTTCTTCTTCCACTTTACGCAGAGTATCGCGGTTTTGGGATACAATATTTTCGATTGGAAACAGGTGCTGAGTGCCATAGCTCTGATCTCGATGTTCGTGGGTAACTTATCCGCACTCCTTCAGGACAATGCCAAGCGCATGATGGCCTATTCGTCCATCGCTCATGCGGGTACATTGCTGATCGCGATAGTTGTAGGTTCTGACTTTGCTTATGAGGCCATGCTCTTTTATGCGGTAGTTTATGGTGTGATGAACATCGCACTCTTCTACTTCATCGACTGGATGGAAGAAAATGACATTCAAAACATCTCTGAACTGGCAGGGTTAGGCAAGCAATTTCCTCTGTGGGGCGTGGCTGTGACAATAGTGTTACTATCATTGGTCGGTCTGCCACCAACCGGCGGATTCTCTGCCAAGCTTTTGATCTTCTCTGCCCTATGGGAAGAGTACCTCAAGCTCGATCAAGCTTTTTTACTTTGGCTTTTCGCTTTAGGCCTTTTGAACGCAGCTCTATCGCTTTTCTACTACCTGAAGATTCCTTTTTATCTCTTCGTGAAGCCAGCTGTCGCCGATCTGTCACCACAGCTGAGTATTCGTAGGCTGATCTATTTATCGATAGCTGCTCTCGTGGTACTAGTCGCCTTCTTCAAGACCGATTGGGTTTTGGGGTTGATGGTTTAG
- a CDS encoding complex I subunit 4 family protein, with translation MILDHILSWLIFVPLLAAGIMLFVPRDKAQLFKIIALAATAVELVLSLVLLAGFDKGLEGYGASSLQFSEKMDWISLNIGSFGSLLIQYFVAVDGLNILMVLLTAIVMLIGVISSWSIQKSVKGYFLLYMILTTSVVGCFVAMDMFLFFLFFEFMLLPMYFLIGIWGGKRREYASMKFYIYTLVGSLFILMVMIGLNLSVVEAPGSTVHTFDIMKMMDPANYLPDALLGFGAATDIRMWAFVFLMIGFAIKLPAVPVHTWLPDAHVEAPTPISVVLAGVLLKIGGYGFYRIAYSIFPEYAADFAWVIGLFGVLAIIYAALVAMAQSDLKKLIAYSSVSHMGFVMLGLASLTIEGNSGAMFQMFSHGVISALLFILVGVIYDRTGNREIGNFSGLAAKMPYFSATVLVGFFAALGLPGFSGFIAEFLVLIGAFDAAVNDATLSTWMAIAGLVGLILGAAYFLWALQRMFFGKFWIKDESWNLPDLDKREWLMILPLAVLAILFGIFPGLLLDYSNETIIGFVEYIQSQSEINVSLISGGN, from the coding sequence ATGATCCTTGATCACATATTGTCATGGTTGATATTCGTCCCGCTCTTAGCAGCAGGGATCATGCTTTTCGTCCCCAGGGACAAGGCTCAACTCTTCAAAATTATCGCCCTGGCGGCAACTGCTGTGGAGCTTGTGCTCTCTCTGGTTTTGCTGGCAGGTTTCGACAAGGGACTGGAAGGCTATGGCGCCTCCAGCTTGCAATTCTCAGAGAAGATGGATTGGATCAGCCTTAATATCGGCTCCTTTGGTAGCCTGTTGATCCAGTACTTTGTGGCCGTTGATGGACTCAATATATTGATGGTCTTACTTACAGCCATCGTGATGCTGATCGGTGTGATCTCCTCCTGGAGCATCCAAAAAAGCGTGAAAGGCTACTTCCTGCTTTACATGATTTTGACAACCAGTGTGGTGGGTTGTTTTGTGGCCATGGATATGTTTTTGTTCTTCCTTTTCTTTGAGTTCATGCTACTACCGATGTACTTCCTGATCGGAATCTGGGGAGGCAAAAGAAGGGAATACGCTTCAATGAAATTTTATATCTACACCCTGGTGGGATCACTTTTCATCCTGATGGTGATGATCGGACTGAACCTCTCTGTAGTAGAAGCACCTGGGTCGACGGTGCATACTTTTGATATCATGAAAATGATGGATCCGGCCAACTATCTACCAGATGCCCTATTGGGCTTTGGTGCTGCGACAGATATTCGCATGTGGGCATTTGTGTTCCTGATGATTGGGTTCGCGATCAAGCTACCTGCTGTTCCGGTTCATACCTGGTTGCCAGATGCGCACGTGGAGGCTCCAACCCCTATTTCGGTGGTATTGGCAGGTGTGCTGTTAAAGATTGGAGGGTATGGGTTTTACCGTATCGCTTACAGTATCTTCCCTGAATATGCAGCTGACTTTGCCTGGGTAATTGGACTGTTTGGTGTTCTGGCGATTATCTATGCAGCATTGGTTGCTATGGCTCAGTCTGATCTAAAGAAATTAATCGCTTACTCCTCTGTGTCTCACATGGGATTTGTGATGCTGGGATTGGCATCCCTTACCATAGAAGGTAACTCTGGAGCGATGTTCCAGATGTTTAGCCACGGGGTGATTTCTGCCCTACTCTTCATATTGGTGGGTGTGATTTACGATCGTACGGGCAATCGAGAGATCGGCAACTTCAGCGGCCTGGCTGCTAAAATGCCATACTTCAGTGCGACAGTGCTAGTTGGATTCTTTGCGGCACTTGGATTGCCAGGGTTTTCTGGGTTCATTGCGGAGTTCCTGGTATTGATTGGAGCCTTTGATGCGGCGGTGAATGATGCCACGCTGAGCACCTGGATGGCGATAGCCGGATTGGTAGGTCTGATTCTGGGAGCAGCCTACTTCCTTTGGGCATTGCAGCGCATGTTCTTTGGTAAATTTTGGATCAAAGACGAAAGCTGGAATCTACCTGATCTGGACAAAAGAGAATGGTTGATGATCTTGCCTTTGGCTGTATTGGCGATCCTATTCGGGATCTTCCCAGGACTGCTGCTCGACTACTCCAATGAGACGATCATCGGATTTGTTGAATACATCCAGTCTCAATCTGAAATCAATGTTTCACTCATAAGCGGAGGCAATTGA
- a CDS encoding NADH-quinone oxidoreductase subunit 5 family protein: MGEVAAIWILVILLLPLVGGLVTYLSGKRSAGKVLTSVFAAVLIAAVYAYVQVPSGTSLEVSWIPLGEITFSVGLWYDKLSGIMVLVVAIVALLVAIFSQEYMKHDESRARYFALLGLFAFSMYGIVLSSNLLLTFVFWELVGFSSYLLIGFWFSQEKPPISSFKAFVMNKVGDAGFLLGIFILYAYFDTLNIQELLAKTDLLPSIPAAMLTMAGIGLFLAAVGKSAQFPLQTWLPDAMTGPTPVSALIHAATMVAAGVYLLVRVFPLLSSDVLQIIGVIGGITAFTGAFAAFAQNDIKKILAYSTVSQLGYMVIAVGAGYPMAAFFHLVTHAFFKAGLFLCSGSIIHYYHETKEHGFDGQDIRNMGGLKKVLPTTFRVFTICTLSLAGIPLFSGFLSKELILGAVLSSDLPGVVVVFAFVSVFMTACYMARLYFKVFYGETEEGLFQENIRVKVPLLILAALSFWLVFAWNPFGAHGWLTDQLSTLIVNTEMAHYTWLPVVSFVLAASGIMVAFFYVRKGQLLGLVGGTKKVFYSLSSENFYLDHFHRKVMAVGTMKTGAVLFFWDKKILDRALDLLAKGEVVFAHFVGLIDKHVVDGLVKFSAWLTRFAGDRTRSFQGGNVQMYFVWALFGLIVIVYFLI, from the coding sequence ATGGGTGAGGTAGCGGCGATATGGATATTAGTGATTTTGCTCCTTCCATTGGTAGGAGGATTGGTGACTTACCTGTCGGGTAAACGATCGGCGGGCAAGGTCCTTACCTCTGTCTTTGCGGCAGTTTTGATAGCGGCAGTTTACGCTTATGTACAAGTACCATCTGGAACTTCTTTAGAAGTTAGCTGGATTCCTCTGGGTGAGATAACATTCTCTGTTGGGCTGTGGTACGATAAATTGAGTGGAATCATGGTGCTGGTCGTGGCGATCGTGGCACTGCTAGTCGCTATTTTCTCTCAAGAGTACATGAAGCACGACGAAAGTCGAGCACGATACTTTGCGCTGCTGGGGCTCTTTGCCTTCTCGATGTACGGCATTGTGCTTTCTTCTAATCTACTCCTAACCTTTGTGTTTTGGGAGTTGGTAGGTTTCTCATCCTACTTGCTGATCGGTTTTTGGTTTTCTCAGGAGAAACCACCGATCTCTTCATTCAAAGCTTTTGTGATGAACAAAGTAGGGGATGCGGGCTTCTTGCTGGGTATTTTTATTCTTTACGCTTATTTCGATACGCTCAATATTCAGGAGCTACTAGCTAAAACCGATTTGTTGCCAAGTATCCCGGCGGCCATGTTGACGATGGCTGGAATTGGACTGTTTCTAGCTGCGGTTGGTAAGTCGGCACAGTTTCCCTTACAAACCTGGCTTCCGGATGCGATGACTGGGCCTACTCCAGTATCAGCCCTCATCCACGCAGCGACCATGGTAGCAGCTGGTGTGTATCTATTGGTAAGGGTTTTCCCTTTGCTTTCTTCGGATGTGCTCCAAATCATCGGGGTGATAGGTGGAATCACAGCCTTCACGGGTGCTTTTGCAGCATTTGCTCAAAATGACATTAAGAAAATATTGGCCTACTCGACGGTATCTCAGTTGGGCTACATGGTGATCGCAGTAGGCGCAGGTTATCCGATGGCGGCATTCTTCCATTTGGTGACACACGCTTTCTTCAAGGCCGGTTTGTTCCTTTGCTCGGGTAGTATCATCCATTACTATCATGAGACCAAGGAGCATGGGTTCGACGGTCAGGATATCCGCAATATGGGTGGATTGAAGAAAGTGCTACCGACTACTTTTCGTGTGTTTACGATCTGTACTTTGTCGCTAGCAGGGATTCCTTTATTCTCAGGTTTCCTATCCAAGGAATTGATTCTGGGAGCTGTGTTGTCCTCTGATTTGCCGGGTGTTGTAGTAGTGTTTGCTTTTGTGTCTGTGTTTATGACTGCCTGCTATATGGCGAGGTTGTACTTCAAGGTTTTCTATGGAGAGACAGAAGAAGGTTTGTTCCAAGAAAACATTAGAGTGAAAGTTCCCTTGTTGATCTTAGCGGCACTGTCTTTCTGGTTGGTGTTTGCATGGAACCCTTTCGGTGCGCATGGTTGGTTGACTGATCAACTGTCTACGCTTATCGTGAATACAGAAATGGCTCACTATACATGGCTGCCTGTGGTGTCCTTTGTGCTGGCAGCTAGTGGGATAATGGTAGCTTTCTTCTATGTGAGAAAAGGCCAGTTGCTAGGACTAGTCGGTGGTACCAAAAAGGTGTTTTATTCCCTATCATCAGAGAATTTCTATCTGGATCATTTCCACAGAAAAGTGATGGCAGTAGGGACGATGAAGACAGGCGCAGTGCTGTTCTTCTGGGATAAGAAAATATTGGATCGGGCGCTCGATCTGTTGGCGAAAGGCGAGGTAGTCTTTGCGCATTTCGTAGGGCTGATCGATAAGCATGTAGTGGATGGACTGGTGAAGTTCAGTGCATGGCTGACTCGCTTTGCGGGTGATCGCACACGCAGCTTTCAGGGCGGCAATGTGCAGATGTATTTTGTGTGGGCGCTGTTTGGGCTCATTGTAATAGTTTATTTTTTGATTTAA
- the nuoK gene encoding NADH-quinone oxidoreductase subunit NuoK yields the protein MIPVEHYIVLSAALLIIGLLIIIVKRNAIMVLVGVELILNAANINFVAFSQNDPMLTGQMMSLFVIVVAVAESAVALAIVYQVYRHQQVSDIDELDELNG from the coding sequence GTGATACCTGTAGAACACTATATCGTCCTAAGCGCAGCGTTGTTGATCATCGGTTTGTTGATCATCATTGTCAAGCGAAATGCCATCATGGTACTGGTAGGCGTGGAGCTGATCCTCAATGCGGCCAATATCAATTTCGTGGCATTCTCGCAAAATGATCCGATGTTGACGGGGCAGATGATGTCGCTTTTTGTGATCGTAGTGGCCGTGGCAGAGTCTGCTGTGGCACTGGCTATCGTGTATCAGGTGTATCGCCACCAACAGGTTTCTGACATTGACGAACTAGATGAATTGAATGGGTGA
- a CDS encoding NADH-quinone oxidoreductase subunit J family protein has protein sequence MEAIDFNILAFYAFAGLAVVSALMILFSKNIVHSVFMLVIVFFAVAAIYLTSNAEFVGVTQIMIYIGGVLILMMFGVMLTNRIDGSKLETQNKRIFPALIVGVGLVLIFAAALKSDFQLADFGAAWDLELSTTQTIGVNLMTRQLVALELTAMLLLMALIGAAYLAGSKFEKK, from the coding sequence GTGGAAGCGATCGATTTTAACATATTGGCTTTTTACGCATTCGCCGGACTGGCGGTGGTGTCAGCTTTGATGATCTTGTTTTCTAAGAATATCGTGCATTCGGTATTCATGCTGGTGATCGTGTTTTTTGCAGTGGCAGCTATTTATCTCACCTCCAATGCGGAGTTTGTAGGCGTAACTCAGATCATGATCTACATTGGTGGGGTTTTGATCCTGATGATGTTTGGCGTGATGCTGACTAATCGAATCGATGGCAGCAAGCTCGAAACGCAGAACAAAAGAATATTTCCTGCTCTGATCGTAGGAGTAGGGTTGGTGCTGATTTTTGCTGCGGCACTGAAAAGTGATTTTCAGTTGGCAGATTTTGGAGCAGCATGGGATCTGGAATTGAGCACTACGCAGACCATTGGCGTCAACTTGATGACACGTCAGTTGGTGGCGCTGGAATTGACAGCCATGCTTTTGCTGATGGCATTGATCGGAGCGGCTTATTTGGCGGGCTCAAAATTTGAAAAGAAGTGA
- a CDS encoding 4Fe-4S dicluster domain-containing protein has translation MSSYFKNIAQTTGSLLYGLKLTWRHFVQARHSRKPIGVSDKNYFEQKEGIFTLQYPREVLPVPTNGRYQLHNEIEDCIVCDKCAKVCPVNCIDIEPVRAVEEIGKTSDGTSKKIYPAKFDIDMSKCCFCGLCTTVCPTECLTMTSEYDFSVFDLKAHNFEFSDMTEDVIDAKKKELEEFNAQKEKAKAEAAAAKAAEKKPAAKPAFKPKVKPAATSQESGDERQETAEKPSAQRSASSAKPMFRPKVKKSEDGRQESGEVKAEGTKPKAAKPVFRPKIKKSADDSQQSTVDGGQSTDKPKAAKPVFRPKIKKKEESQESGVESQKSAEVKTEEEKPKAAKPVFRPKIKKKPTDETPKEEGADQGAEREASSAKPKFRPKIKPKKKDD, from the coding sequence ATGAGTAGCTATTTCAAAAATATCGCCCAAACCACCGGTTCGCTTCTATATGGTCTGAAGTTGACATGGCGCCACTTTGTACAGGCCAGACACTCACGCAAACCGATCGGGGTTTCGGATAAGAACTACTTTGAGCAGAAGGAAGGGATATTTACTCTGCAATACCCAAGAGAGGTGCTACCCGTACCGACCAATGGCCGCTATCAATTACATAATGAAATCGAAGACTGTATCGTATGCGACAAGTGTGCGAAGGTCTGCCCGGTCAACTGTATCGATATAGAACCAGTACGGGCAGTTGAAGAAATAGGGAAGACCTCTGATGGGACTTCTAAAAAGATATACCCGGCCAAGTTTGACATAGACATGTCCAAATGCTGTTTCTGTGGGCTATGTACTACGGTATGCCCTACGGAATGTCTGACGATGACCAGTGAATATGACTTTAGTGTGTTTGACCTGAAGGCGCATAATTTTGAGTTCTCGGATATGACCGAAGATGTCATCGATGCGAAAAAGAAAGAGCTGGAGGAATTCAATGCGCAGAAAGAAAAGGCGAAAGCAGAAGCTGCCGCCGCTAAAGCTGCAGAAAAGAAGCCAGCTGCAAAGCCTGCATTCAAGCCAAAGGTGAAGCCTGCGGCTACTAGTCAAGAGTCAGGAGACGAGCGTCAAGAGACTGCGGAAAAGCCAAGCGCACAGCGCTCAGCGTCAAGCGCAAAGCCGATGTTTCGTCCGAAGGTGAAGAAGTCGGAAGATGGGAGACAAGAGTCGGGCGAAGTGAAAGCAGAAGGTACAAAGCCGAAAGCAGCCAAGCCAGTGTTCAGACCTAAGATCAAAAAGTCAGCGGACGACAGTCAACAGTCGACCGTCGACGGTGGACAGTCAACCGATAAGCCAAAAGCAGCTAAACCTGTCTTCCGTCCAAAGATCAAGAAGAAGGAAGAAAGTCAGGAGTCGGGAGTCGAGAGTCAAAAGTCTGCCGAAGTGAAAACGGAAGAAGAAAAACCAAAAGCGGCTAAACCTGTTTTCCGTCCAAAAATAAAGAAGAAACCTACGGATGAAACTCCAAAGGAGGAAGGTGCTGATCAAGGCGCTGAGCGTGAGGCGTCAAGCGCTAAGCCAAAATTTAGGCCCAAGATAAAACCAAAGAAAAAAGACGACTAA